Below is a window of Thermodesulfobacteriota bacterium DNA.
GTGGATCGCTCTCACACATGTCGCATTTAAGTGGAAGGCCAGTGTCGGGCTCTTTAAAGATGTCTCTCGAAGGACAGGAGGCTCCACAGAAACTACACACGCTTATTCCATCACCGTAGCTACTCTGTGGTCTCTCTTCTAAAAAGTATACAGGTCTTCCCGCGCACTCGGCACTCGTATAAAAACTCGATTTTACTGGAACAAAAACGTTTTTCAGCTCATTCCTGAAAACGTGGATCCTGGATCTTGCGAGGTTGACACTACTGAACTTGGGATTTGCGTGAAATGCAGCACAAGCAACTTCGCAAGCTTTACAGCCCATGCATTTGTTAAGATCGATTTTTAGAACTTTGACCTTCCTTTTCATTTCAACCCCTCTATTCGCTCAGTATTCCCCGTTTTACAAAGTCTTCATAGACATAATCAAGTCCTAGCTTTTTAAGTGTCTCCTTTGTTGGTATCCCTTGGGAATTCCATCCTCTGTATTTGTAGTACTCATCCATAAGCTTCTTCTCATATTCGGGGAACCTTTTTTTCCAGTGATCCTCTGGAGGTTTTTCATCCTCTCTTCTAAGGCCCCTCCTTATATTGTTAGCCCTCACCAAGTTTCTGACCCGTGTAGCAATCTTCCAGAGTTCATCTTCATCAACCTCGAATCCCGCACCGTATGACACAAATAAAGGAAGATTGTGAATGTGATACGGAGGCTTTATCGGGAATGATGATACACCAGCACAAAGCCCTAATGAATCATCTATGTAATGCATAGTCTCCTGCCATTCCACAAGCTCACACACAAGGTCAGGGGGAGGCCAGAACGGAAAAGTCTTTCCCTCTTCGCCCCACTCCAATATGAACTGCTTAAACCTTTCCTCTTTTCCCGTTGGTATCTGTATCCAGTCCTTTACAAACTCCTCTCTCCACTCCCTCGGTAGAGGCGCCTGTGGTATCTGTCCTTCTATTTGCGTTATATTTGCCTTTTCCCCTGTAGACCACATTATGTAATAAATCGGGTTTAGCATTCCCAGTTTTATCGGTACCTGCTCGTGTTTCTTTATCGTGTTATGGTCAAAGGCTTCCGCCCCTCGCCCAATCTTTCTTGCAGCCCAGTAGACTCCGTCCGCTAAAACGTCTCCTATACCTTCTCTTCTCACTATTCTTTCCAAAAGCCAGAAAAACCTTTCCTTTTTATCCTTTGGAAAACCTTCCATCTCACTTTCTGTAAGTATTCCATTCTCGTAAAGTTCTATGGCAAATGCCATGACCTGAGGTGCAGTAAAGCCGTCAACACCGTAATGCTGCGCCCGAGATAGTATCTGGAAGCCAAAGTCAAGATCGTCGACTTCGGCCGCCATAACGTAAGTCAGCTTTGTAAAGCATTTAAGTATATAGGTTGGATATCCTGGAACCTCTATTATTCCGGCGCACCTTACAGGGCAATTGTAACAGCTAATCAGCCTCTTTCTCACACTTTCCATCGTTTCTGCCCATCTTTTTTCTATATCCTTATTCCAGAACCCTTTTCTCCTGTACCTCGCATGACCCCAGGCGAAGCTATCGAGGTGCCATTCCTCATCGTGGAGAGCCATCTCCTGGGGTGAACCGATGTAAGCCAGTATTGGAGGTACACCAGGTATCGGATTGTTCAGCCTGTACTGTATGTACTCTAGTACTTTATTACATTCATTTATGAACTCTAAAGGTTTTGCCACATTTATGTCCTTTGTTCCCCTAACAGCCACTGCCTTTAGTTTTTTGTCACCCATTATCGCTCCGAGACCGAGTCTACTAGCGCTTCCTCTGTGGGTTTCAATGGATGCGAAGTAAACCCTGTTTTCGCCGGCTAGGCCTATTGAAACGATCTGAGCCCTGGGTTCGCCAAGCTCCTCTCTTATTGTTTCCGCAGTCTCATAGGTGCTCTTTCCTTGGAGGTGTCTGGCATCTCTTATTTCGACTTTGTCGTTGTTTATCCATATGTAGACCCAGTCCGGGGCTTTTCCTTTTACAACTATCTTGTCGTATCCAGCGAATTTGAGCTCCGGAGCCCAGTAACCTCCCATTATGGAAAAACCGAAAAGAGAGTTTTGAGGAGAAATTGAGGTTATGATTGTTCTATTTGCAGCGGGAGCCGGAGTACCGACAAGGAGTCCCGCGCTAAATATGAGAAGGTTTTCCGGGGAAAAGGGTTCGACATCCGGTGAAATCCTATCCCAAAAGATCTTAGCGTTTGTGCCTAAACCCCCTAGATACACTTGCGTTGTCTCTGGGTCAGTCTGAACTTTCTCAATGTTTCCAGTGGAAAGATCTATCTCAAGGATATAACCGGTTTCCGCGTACCTCATCTCGAATCTCCTTTTAGGGTTAATCTTTATGAATTAGGTAACATTCTAAATCTCTAGCACACAATCTGTCTTGAGTCAAGAGAAAAAATGAAATAATTCACAAGCTCGCAAGTCATTTATTTTCAAACTTTTTTCTTGACACTTCCAACATTACTGATAGAATTTAGGTAAAAGGCAAGGGAGGGTTTCATGAGCAACAGTGTCTACAAAATAATTGAAGTTGTCGGAACAAGTACCGTTTCTTGGGAAGATGCGGCCAAAAACGCTGTTGAAATGGCCTCCAGAACTCTTGAGGATCTAAGAATTGCCGAGGTCGTAAGGCAGGATGTCACTATCGAGGACGGAAAGGTAAAGCTTTATAGAGTAAGGCTTAATCTTTCATTCAAGTACCATCCAGAGCTTTAATCTAAATTAAAAAGGGGAAGGGATTTCCCTTCCCCTTTTATCTTAGTACATGTCCCCCATTCCGCCTGGAGGATGAGGGAATTTTTCCTTCTCTTTCGGCTTTTCGGCAACCATGGCATCCGTTGTAAGAAGGAGCGAAGCAACCGAAGCCGCATTCTGGAGAGCAATTCTCGCCACTTTCGTCGGGTCTATTATACCAGCCTCCATCATGTCGTCCACATAGATCTCTCTTTGAGCGTCGAAACCAAAGTTACCGGATGCTTGTT
It encodes the following:
- a CDS encoding (4Fe-4S)-binding protein; amino-acid sequence: MKRKVKVLKIDLNKCMGCKACEVACAAFHANPKFSSVNLARSRIHVFRNELKNVFVPVKSSFYTSAECAGRPVYFLEERPQSSYGDGISVCSFCGASCPSRDIFKEPDTGLPLKCDMCESDPPLDKPMCAKWCLVDAITYEEKEEEVEEETKPDEIDTGVQALIDRYGWDKVLNAVYRLGGKE
- a CDS encoding dodecin family protein, encoding MSNSVYKIIEVVGTSTVSWEDAAKNAVEMASRTLEDLRIAEVVRQDVTIEDGKVKLYRVRLNLSFKYHPEL
- a CDS encoding aldehyde dehydrogenase; protein product: MRYAETGYILEIDLSTGNIEKVQTDPETTQVYLGGLGTNAKIFWDRISPDVEPFSPENLLIFSAGLLVGTPAPAANRTIITSISPQNSLFGFSIMGGYWAPELKFAGYDKIVVKGKAPDWVYIWINNDKVEIRDARHLQGKSTYETAETIREELGEPRAQIVSIGLAGENRVYFASIETHRGSASRLGLGAIMGDKKLKAVAVRGTKDINVAKPLEFINECNKVLEYIQYRLNNPIPGVPPILAYIGSPQEMALHDEEWHLDSFAWGHARYRRKGFWNKDIEKRWAETMESVRKRLISCYNCPVRCAGIIEVPGYPTYILKCFTKLTYVMAAEVDDLDFGFQILSRAQHYGVDGFTAPQVMAFAIELYENGILTESEMEGFPKDKKERFFWLLERIVRREGIGDVLADGVYWAARKIGRGAEAFDHNTIKKHEQVPIKLGMLNPIYYIMWSTGEKANITQIEGQIPQAPLPREWREEFVKDWIQIPTGKEERFKQFILEWGEEGKTFPFWPPPDLVCELVEWQETMHYIDDSLGLCAGVSSFPIKPPYHIHNLPLFVSYGAGFEVDEDELWKIATRVRNLVRANNIRRGLRREDEKPPEDHWKKRFPEYEKKLMDEYYKYRGWNSQGIPTKETLKKLGLDYVYEDFVKRGILSE